One stretch of Caloramator mitchellensis DNA includes these proteins:
- the flhB gene encoding flagellar biosynthesis protein FlhB has translation MINDFLVFFLASVRIVAMIMTSPVFSVRQIPAMIKIGLSLILAILASAIINTSMAGVINNNFDLLFHIARELIIGISLGYVATLIFNAIRVSAQLMDFNIGFSMSQYFDPSTSSASTPLERFFNWFALIVFLSLNFHHIILSAILKSFEVVPLNNLAINSNLFLVIIDTFAKGFYIAMQLAAPVVIVVFITDFTLGLVNRAVPQINIFILGLPIKTLVGLFAVSTILPGLTHIYVKIFEGLSGDLIKIFNTFPVLMLMASEDKTEEPSAKKLQDARKKGQVAKSVDLNSSIVLLGVMLLFLIFGQSIYFKGRNFVIQSFEYITKYDLSISSTKVIMSFMLKNGAIVALPFVLTIMVLGVFANIVQTGFLLTGENIIPKFEKLNPANGLKRIFSKRSFLELVKSVLKISIIFYITFSFIKSKLPEILKTSDLNPYGIYPFVKDITDSQLSRLVIFLLVIGIADFIIQKRQLRKDLMMTKQEVKEELKQSEGDPQIKSRIRQKQREMAMRRMMHEVPKATVVVTNPTHFAVAIRYERNKDNAPVVVAKGADLIAKRIKEIAKENNVPVVENKILARTLYAKAELDQTIPIELYQAVAEIIAYVYSIKRM, from the coding sequence ATGATAAATGATTTTTTGGTTTTCTTTCTAGCATCAGTAAGAATCGTGGCAATGATAATGACATCACCTGTTTTTTCGGTAAGACAAATTCCTGCTATGATTAAGATAGGACTTTCGCTAATACTTGCAATTTTAGCAAGCGCAATTATAAATACTTCAATGGCAGGAGTAATTAATAACAATTTTGATTTATTGTTTCATATTGCAAGGGAGCTAATAATTGGCATTTCATTAGGTTATGTTGCAACTTTGATTTTTAATGCTATTAGGGTTTCGGCACAGTTGATGGATTTTAATATCGGTTTTTCGATGTCCCAATATTTTGACCCGTCAACTTCGTCAGCCTCAACCCCGCTTGAAAGGTTTTTTAATTGGTTTGCACTGATAGTATTTCTATCGCTAAATTTTCATCATATTATTTTATCGGCCATTTTAAAAAGTTTTGAAGTGGTTCCTTTAAATAATTTAGCTATTAATTCAAATTTATTTCTGGTAATAATAGATACATTTGCCAAGGGTTTTTATATAGCAATGCAGCTTGCGGCACCCGTTGTGATAGTAGTATTTATTACAGATTTTACGCTTGGGCTTGTTAATAGAGCTGTTCCCCAGATAAATATATTTATATTAGGTTTACCAATAAAAACATTAGTAGGATTATTTGCAGTATCTACAATTTTACCCGGATTAACTCATATATATGTTAAAATATTTGAGGGTTTGTCAGGGGATTTAATAAAGATTTTTAACACCTTTCCAGTTCTAATGCTTATGGCTTCTGAAGATAAAACTGAAGAGCCAAGCGCTAAAAAATTGCAGGATGCACGTAAAAAAGGACAGGTAGCCAAAAGCGTAGATTTAAATTCATCCATTGTATTGCTTGGCGTTATGTTGCTGTTTCTTATTTTTGGACAGAGCATTTATTTTAAAGGAAGAAATTTTGTTATCCAAAGCTTTGAATATATTACCAAATATGATTTATCAATTTCGTCAACAAAGGTTATTATGAGTTTTATGTTAAAAAATGGAGCAATAGTTGCATTACCTTTTGTTTTAACGATAATGGTTCTTGGAGTATTTGCAAATATCGTTCAGACGGGATTTTTGTTGACGGGAGAAAACATTATTCCTAAATTTGAAAAATTGAACCCTGCAAATGGGTTGAAGCGAATTTTTTCCAAACGTTCTTTTTTAGAGCTGGTAAAATCGGTTTTAAAGATTTCCATTATTTTTTATATAACATTTAGTTTTATTAAATCAAAGCTACCAGAAATATTAAAAACAAGCGATTTAAATCCATATGGTATTTATCCATTTGTTAAAGACATTACTGATAGTCAGCTATCAAGATTGGTAATTTTTTTGTTAGTTATAGGAATTGCTGATTTTATAATACAAAAGAGACAGTTAAGAAAAGACTTGATGATGACAAAGCAGGAAGTTAAGGAAGAATTAAAGCAATCAGAGGGAGACCCTCAGATTAAATCAAGAATAAGACAAAAACAAAGAGAAATGGCAATGAGAAGAATGATGCACGAAGTTCCAAAGGCAACTGTTGTTGTAACGAACCCAACTCATTTTGCAGTTGCAATAAGGTATGAAAGAAACAAGGATAATGCTCCGGTTGTAGTTGCAAAGGGTGCTGATTTGATTGCTAAAAGGATTAAGGAGATAGCAAAAGAAAATAATGTTCCGGTAGTAGAAAACAAAATCTTAGCAAGGACATTGTATGCGAAAGCAGAACTTGACCAGACGATACCAATCGAACTATATCAAGCAGTTGCTGAAATAATTGCTTATGTTTATAGCATTAAAAGGATGTGA
- the fliQ gene encoding flagellar biosynthesis protein FliQ, with the protein MSLSFALAIGKQAITVALMVAAPVLLVSMVVGLLISIFQAATQIQEQTLTFVPKVIAVVVVFIVLGSWMAKTLIQFTQTMFSNINLIVK; encoded by the coding sequence ATGAGTCTATCTTTTGCACTGGCTATTGGAAAACAGGCTATAACAGTTGCCTTGATGGTAGCAGCACCAGTTCTTTTAGTATCAATGGTAGTAGGGCTTTTAATAAGTATTTTTCAAGCAGCTACACAGATTCAAGAGCAGACATTGACATTTGTTCCAAAGGTTATAGCTGTAGTAGTTGTATTTATCGTATTAGGGTCGTGGATGGCTAAAACATTAATACAGTTTACACAGACAATGTTCAGCAATATCAATTTAATTGTAAAATAG
- the fliP gene encoding flagellar type III secretion system pore protein FliP (The bacterial flagellar biogenesis protein FliP forms a type III secretion system (T3SS)-type pore required for flagellar assembly.) encodes MIIVLILISIGVAYAAPPEIQVPKVNISVDDAQTPKEYVDNIKLLILLTSLTFVPAIVLMMTSFTRIIIVLGFLRNALSTQQSPPNQVLIGLALFMTFFIMAPVYSKVNTEAIQPYVKGQITQEKAFEIGSKPVKDFMLKQTREKDLALFYDASKLEKPKDRYDVPFKILIPAFIISELKTAFQMGFLIFVPFIVIDMVVASILMSMGMFMLPPVTISLPFKILLFVLADGWHLVVKSLIESFM; translated from the coding sequence GCATCGGAGTAGCTTATGCAGCACCACCGGAGATACAGGTTCCCAAAGTTAATATTTCAGTTGATGATGCACAAACTCCAAAGGAATATGTAGACAATATTAAACTATTGATTCTTTTGACGTCATTGACATTCGTTCCGGCAATTGTGCTAATGATGACCAGCTTTACAAGGATTATAATAGTTTTGGGATTCTTAAGAAATGCACTTTCAACTCAACAATCTCCTCCAAATCAGGTATTGATTGGTCTTGCTCTCTTTATGACTTTTTTTATAATGGCACCAGTTTACAGTAAAGTTAATACCGAAGCTATACAACCCTATGTTAAGGGACAGATAACTCAAGAGAAGGCCTTTGAAATAGGATCAAAACCTGTAAAGGATTTTATGCTAAAACAGACTCGAGAAAAGGATTTGGCGCTTTTTTATGATGCCTCTAAACTTGAAAAACCAAAGGACAGATACGACGTTCCTTTTAAAATACTGATACCTGCATTTATTATTAGCGAATTAAAAACCGCATTCCAGATGGGATTTTTAATTTTCGTTCCATTTATTGTTATAGACATGGTTGTTGCAAGCATTCTAATGTCAATGGGTATGTTTATGCTACCACCAGTAACAATTTCATTGCCATTTAAAATACTATTGTTTGTCTTAGCCGACGGCTGGCATTTAGTTGTTAAATCGCTTATCGAAAGCTTTATGTAG